The Fusobacterium sp. IOR10 genome has a window encoding:
- a CDS encoding glycosyltransferase family 9 protein, translated as MNTKNIKRIIVSRTDKIGDLILSIPSFFMIKKMFPEAELIVLVRKYNYEILKNLPYIDRILKIDDYRHEILLEKIKYFGADVFIALYNDNFISKLAKASKANYRIGPISKLSSFFVFNKGVFQKRSKSIKNEAEYNLDLVYKLNPEKYNENFEINNALVLTKENLSVANIFYTTNNIGTKTLVVNPFMGGSAKNISDSQYASLLEKIYNRVQDIDIILTCHISEEERGEKIITQINKKRVFLFANGGSILNLAAIIEKSKVFLGGSTGPTHIAGALKKDIVAIYPDKKTQHPIRWGTFNNPNTKYIIPDSINKSTKEKYSKKNKLFSSYNDKVEALILDSLEEKLNN; from the coding sequence ATGAATACAAAGAATATAAAAAGAATAATAGTGTCTAGAACTGATAAAATTGGAGACCTAATTTTATCCATTCCTAGCTTTTTTATGATAAAAAAGATGTTTCCTGAAGCAGAATTAATTGTTTTAGTTAGAAAATATAATTATGAAATCTTAAAAAATTTACCATATATAGATCGAATTTTAAAAATTGATGATTATCGTCATGAAATATTACTAGAAAAAATTAAATATTTTGGAGCTGATGTTTTTATAGCCCTTTATAATGATAATTTTATCTCAAAATTAGCTAAAGCTAGCAAAGCTAATTATAGGATTGGTCCTATTTCAAAACTTTCATCTTTTTTTGTTTTTAATAAAGGGGTTTTTCAAAAAAGATCCAAATCCATTAAAAATGAAGCTGAGTACAACTTGGATTTAGTTTATAAGTTAAATCCTGAAAAATATAACGAAAATTTTGAAATAAATAATGCACTAGTTCTTACAAAGGAAAATTTAAGTGTTGCAAATATATTTTATACAACTAATAATATTGGAACTAAAACTCTTGTGGTTAATCCTTTCATGGGGGGATCTGCTAAAAATATAAGTGATTCTCAATATGCTAGTTTGTTAGAAAAGATTTATAATCGTGTTCAAGATATAGATATTATTTTAACCTGCCATATTTCTGAGGAAGAACGTGGAGAAAAAATCATTACACAAATTAATAAAAAAAGGGTTTTTCTTTTTGCCAATGGAGGTTCTATTTTAAATCTTGCTGCTATTATTGAGAAATCTAAAGTTTTTTTAGGAGGTTCTACTGGACCTACTCATATTGCAGGGGCTTTGAAAAAGGATATTGTTGCAATATACCCTGATAAAAAAACTCAACACCCTATTAGATGGGGAACATTTAATAACCCAAATACAAAATATATTATTCCTGATAGTATTAACAAATCTACAAAAGAAAAATATTCTAAAAAAAATAAATTATTTTCTTCTTATAACGACAAAGTTGAAGCTCTTATTTTAGATTCATTGGAAGAAAAACTAAATAATTAA
- a CDS encoding glycosyltransferase family 2 protein, which produces MTLSVAIITFNEENNLEKTLTAVSSIADEIIIVDSGSTDNTQNIAIKFNAKFFTESWKGYGPQRNSAIEKCSSEWILNIDADEELSSNLIEKIKEIKSNSKYFDQEVFKINFTSVCFGKKLKYGGWSNSYRIRLFKKGAGSFNNNTVHEEFITEKKIFSLKEDIYHHSYISLEDYFNKFNRYTTEGALEYYSRGKKSSCFQIVFNPIYKFIKMYIIRLGFLDGIEGLMIASASAMYSMVKYFKLREIYKHNTYIKK; this is translated from the coding sequence ATGACATTATCTGTAGCTATAATAACGTTTAATGAAGAAAATAATTTAGAAAAAACTCTTACTGCAGTTTCTTCCATTGCTGATGAAATTATCATAGTTGATAGCGGTTCCACTGACAACACTCAAAATATAGCTATTAAATTTAATGCAAAATTTTTTACTGAATCTTGGAAGGGGTATGGTCCTCAAAGAAATTCAGCTATAGAAAAATGTTCTTCAGAATGGATATTAAATATTGATGCTGACGAAGAACTTTCTAGTAACTTAATTGAAAAAATAAAAGAAATTAAATCAAATTCTAAATATTTTGACCAAGAAGTTTTCAAAATCAATTTTACTTCTGTTTGCTTTGGAAAAAAATTAAAATATGGTGGATGGAGTAATTCTTATAGAATAAGATTATTTAAAAAAGGAGCTGGTTCCTTTAATAATAACACTGTTCATGAAGAATTTATCACTGAAAAAAAAATATTTTCCTTAAAAGAAGATATTTATCATCATAGTTACATTTCTTTAGAAGATTATTTTAATAAATTTAATCGTTATACAACTGAGGGAGCCTTAGAATACTATTCAAGGGGGAAAAAGTCTTCTTGTTTTCAAATTGTCTTTAATCCCATATATAAATTTATAAAAATGTATATTATCCGTCTAGGTTTTCTTGATGGTATAGAAGGACTTATGATTGCCAGTGCTAGCGCTATGTACTCTATGGTTAAATACTTTAAATTAAGAGAAATCTATAAACACAATACTTACATAAAAAAATAA